The nucleotide window cctCCGTAGACGGTGCGTGGCTCCTTCACAGTCtgagacaacacacacagagcgtcGTGCAGCGAGCGCTCGGCCTCGTCCAGAATCTGCTGAGTCGCTCCTCGCAGGACGACCGTGCACGCCTCAcctgaggggaggagggacaggtggggaggagggacaggtGAGATACATTAATTTACAACTTAACACACCGAAGACGATTTAAAGCTCACATGAAATCCACAAGTCGAACAGTGAGACCAGCTAATGAGACCCGCTGAGTTAACTACCTCAATGCTAAGCTAGCTACTTTACGCAGCCGTTCAGAAAAGGTTTTTACATTCAAGATGTTTCGTAAGtataatatgaaaatgaagattaaaaacaagaacTGCGAGCAGAAATATGGAACAGAAAATTAACAACAAcaagctgaaaaacaaagcGTGGCTCGCTCAGATGTTCGGGACGTACCCATGGCGACTCCAGAGAAGTGGATGAGCAGGTCCTCTCCGATCATCACCTCCTCGATCAGTTTGCAGTGACCCAGCTTCACCAGCTCGGGGTGGTCGAAGGTGGAGGTGATCTCTCCTCCTGATCACACACAAGAAGAGTTAGTCAGCATATTGATCGGCTGATGTGACACATGAAGCTGAAACTGGAGCTTCAACGATCAAACACTACATTTCTGAAGattaaaaagttacatttctctgatgcagcttgttaaatgtgaatattctctggtttctttcctctgtgacagtaaagtgaacgtctttgggttgtggacagaacGAGACACGAGGACGAGCACAAACAACTGTGTAACACTGAACAAAGTAGATCCTGCAGaacgtgtgtgtgcacgtttcTACGTACCAGTGACCAGAGCGAGGCGCTCGACGCCGGTGAAGTCGGCGTGCTCGATGGCCATGACACCCGCCTGAGCAAACAGCTGCTCTGGATAGTTATAGATCAGCtgtctgtaaacaaacaaacaaacaaacaaacagaagtttagtctttttacagaaaaattaaaaagtcatgAACGTGTGAGCAGCTGCTGTGATCAGGATCACTGGGAGCAACAGCGCCCTCCAGTGGACGACTATTCACTTATCCcactgctgtttcctgtgtgtgtgtgtgtgtgtgtgtgtgtgtgtgtgtgtgtgtgtgtgtgtgtgtgtgtgtgtctgtgtacctgTTGATGAAGCAGTTGATTCCGTGTTTCAGGATTCGGTCGAccttctccttcatcttctctttctctgcgAGTTCGATCTCTGCAACCTTCGCCGTCGAGTCGACGCGAACCCTGGAGCCAAagatctgacacacacacacacagtaaatatacagccacacaacacaaatgtcaaaacagaagctgtggatttgttttgtttacatgaaAGAGGCAGGttgcatgatgtgtgtgtgtgtgtgcgtacctTGATCTTGTCGGTGTCCATGCCGGTGTTTGCGATCAGGATGTTGACGTTCTCCATCCTCTTGGGTTGGTTCACTCCGATCTTCTTGTCCAACAGGAAACCTGGGCGGAGCAGCGGAGACGTTACAGGAGCCAATcgcataaaaacaacacatcagcCTGGGCGGCGATGACATCACAGGTCCTCGCTCACCTTCGTCCAGGTAGGAGTCGGTGAGGCTGCCTCCGAGCTTCTTGATGACGTGGATGGCCTCCAGGTTCCCGGAGCCCTTCAGCCTCATGATGGCGTTGACGGCCAGATTGGAGAAGTGATCTTTGTGGTGAGTCAGCAGTTTGGAGGAGAGCGTCGTCCGGGCGATGTTCAGCAGATCCTCCTGGAAACGGGCCGCGTCGTTGCTATGGAGACGGGAAGGATGCAGaggcagaaggagaagaagagaagaagactTAACAACTGAATCAAAGTCAGAAACAAACTGGTTTCAGTCTCAGCAGCTGCACATCAGACTCACCTGTGATCCACCGCCGCCTCCCTCAGAGCGTCTCTGGCCGCCTGCGTCGCCTTCCTCCAGCCGGCGATGATGGTCTGTGGGTGAATCTTCTTGGCGATCAGCAGCTCGGCCTCCTGCGAAGGCGACAGCGATGTTAACAAGCAGCAGCGAGACGTTTTAACCCTCACGGTTCAAtttaataaaaagacaaacagcatcTTACccgcagcagctctgcagcgaGGACGGTGACGGAGGTGGTGCCATCGCCGACCTCATCGTCTTGAACCTTCGACATGTCTGCAATACGACACATGAACTTTACTTTAACCAGACAGAGCAGATAAACTTCACTACGTCTTTTTTAGCTTCCAGCTGCGACACAAAACCAAAAtcatttctgattctgaactTTACGTCCAGTTTGTTCAGCAGCGTCACTCACCAACCAGCACTTTGGCAGCAGGGTTGTCGACTCCGATGGCTTTCAGGATGGTCGCTCCATCGTTGGTCACCGTCACCGTGCCGCCTTTCCCTCCGCCGAGCAAGATCTTGTCCTGAAGAGACAGACGAGAAAGATTGTTCAACGAGGGAGCGTCAGCAACGAAATCAGCTCGATTTCATCTAAGTGTCGCTTTGAGCTCGACGcctgtttctattttcattccCGTCTCTCGTGTTGAAAGCACGACACTGACGAGGAATAGTTCAATGATGAAGCTGAAATGAGGAGTTATCTATAAACTACTGTCTTCTTTTATAAACATAAAGACGGTGGCAGCCGGCTGGAGGGAGAAGATCACCAGGGGGCTGAGAGTTTCTGGAGGATAACACAACATCTCTACTTCCTGTTGGCTGAACTGTTTCTGTCACTTCCAGCAGAGAAACATCGAAATATCACAGTGAAAAAGTCTTTAATGGTGATCAACGTGACGTACCATCCCCTTCGGGCCCAGAGTGCTTTTCACCAGGTCTCCGATAGCGATGGCGCCGATGAAAGAcgactgcagagaaaaacacacaaatagaagaaaaacacaataaattataaaacaataaagtttcCACAGTTCAGACAACATGAAAACTTTAATAAACCCACCAGTCGTGCAGTTTCAGCTTTCTCTTCATCAGCTCCATGTCTGAAGATGTTGACCGGGGCCATCGATAAGGACGCCTGCAGAGAGAccaatcagtcagtcaatcaatcaatcagtcagtcagtcaatcaatattaagagacaaactgacagcaacacaacaaacaataGTTCTGTGGCATGTTTAAGTTTTTGGGTCCAGCATGTTTCTATTACAAGTTTTAGTTTCATGAGCAGCTCCGTCCCTCGTGGTTATTAATACCATCAGTGTATTGATCACTACTGATCAGCTGACGACTACTTTGATTAATAAAGAGCAAAATTATACAAACAACACGTGTGGCCTCAAAATTTACTATCTCGGTTTTTGATAACTTTGttcttttgaaataaaaagataaaactttaCACTCTGGATCAGGAAACATACGATAACGACGTCTAAGAAAAACTTTAACAATGAATCTTTCATCAAAGTTATAACCTTCAGATTTAATTAGAGACGCATCGATTACTATTTACTTTCTAAGAACTAAAACTACTGACAGTATACAAACACTGGCATGTTCATAATGAAACATTTACTGTGATATACTCATTATCTTGCAGCACATTAATTCTGGACGTGTTCTGTGGTTCCCTGGATCATAAACTGTAATACAGCTACACGTAACTGAAGTCTGGCTGCCACAAACAGAGGCGGTCGTTTgtctttgaaatgtcacaaattaGTGAGAAATGTTAATCTGGTTTCACGACGTCGAAGATTAAGTCTCCAAATGTCTCATTTAACCTGACCTACATCCAAAAACCCAATTCAGGTTGCAAGTGCAAAAGAAAAAGCTAGAGTTAAACAATCTGGGccttttttatgcctaaaatTAAAGAATTGTTAAATTACTGACGGCTTCATAATCTTCTGTGTCACAAATCAATTCAACAGAATCAAACTACAAAATTACCAAAATATTGAATCAACATCTCTTTAGTTTTACTGGACTGCATGTTCAGCATTTCACATTAGTTTAAATAACATGTGCTGACTGATAAAATATCTTCATCAACAGTTAGACATTATTTTGGGGTCCTTGTACGCCATAATTTAGGCGTGGACGGAGGTTTTTGTTCCGAGCCCCAGTGAACGCATCATGAGCGGATCCCTGTAGAAACCGCTAGAAGCTTCAGACACTTTATGAACAgtgaaaaccaaaaaacacaaaaaccacCGACGACTGTGATCAAAGCTGAAGTTAGATGACAGCAGATGTTACATGTTGATGCACTCACattattatatttactgttttttctgccattttattCACGAGTGACCATAATCGCTGATTGTTCCTGTGTGACAGCCACAAAGCCGAGATGACAAGCTAacctagcatgctaacaggctaacaggctaCCTGAGGGGAACAATGACGAGCAGCCGCGCACACACAGACCCGTTAAACGCGGCAGCTAAGATCACATTAGCTGTAGGAAACCCGGCAGCTTCATCAGACCGCGCTAACAGCTCAGTGCGCACTTTAAAGCGGCTAGCTTAGCCGTTAGCCTTTCATAAAGCCCATGTGCTTGCTCGCCGGCTAGCGCCGCCAGCTAACATGGAGCTAACCGGACTTTACGAGCAACACAAACGGTCTGTAAAGTGTTTAGCAGAGTCTGTGTGAGCTCGGTTCCGTGAGGAGCTGGAGCGACGTGTTCTGGCCGTTTCTGTCGGGTTGTTAAAGGGTGAATAAGAGCAGAAACTCACCATGATGTCTGTGAGTCGGGATGGAGCCGTGCACGCACACAGAAGAAGGGCTGGGCAGGGCAGTGACGTAGTGACGTGAAAACGTGATGCTGCGTTCAGGGCAGATCAGGGAGAACACGATGCTGCAGCTGTCTGTTGAAAAATGAGCctagatttttttgtttctggcttttattatataaaatataaactttatttgagCCAGTGTGAAAcgtaatgtgtgttttctgtcaaatattgtttcTTATGTGGATTCTGTAGCCTAAACAACAAGacaataacacaacaataatAGCAGtataaattaattatgaatttGCAGCCGGTTCCAAAGCAAAAGgcttaatataaaataaaataatacggccaggcaagtttatttgtacagcacagttcagacacaaggcaacacAAAGCGCTTTGAAAATGCAATAAAGCTTTTCTTAccaaaaataagtgttttttatttcattctatAAAATGTTCTTGTGCAACGCTCCTAAAAAAgacagataataataataataataataataataataataataataataataatagataatGGTTTCACAGGTATTGATATCTTCATGTGAGCGACAGAAAAAACATGGAGGAGGACGTAAAAGACATATGAGGCAGTAAATCAGACAAGAAACAAATAATTCGTTGTAAAGTTATTTAGAAATGTGTCCTTAGAAATTGGAtagtttcctcctctctgtcggttatttatttgtttatcgCTCGTCTCAGCGATCAGTCATGTTGTATTAAACACCAGGTGGCGTCACAGATCCACATTGAAGAAAAGACTTCAAATGAACCATGTAGTTCACAGAGTCTTCTGCATTAAATAGAGTTTAACCTTAATTTTAGCCCTGGGATGTTTTTTGGAAAGTAGCCTGAGTCCGGACTGGACCCAGTGGTTCTGTTAGAGGAACTCAACCTGGACTCAGCAGCTTTACAGACGCTCCAGTGACTCAGACTGAATCttcatgtaaatgtttcttTGTGTAGGAAAACACAGGACACAATAATAGTCAGGGAGGCAATAACATATATTATtcaggtaaaaaacaaacatatttaaacatatttcaGCCCCGCCTCCTCATTTCCTCTTCATCAAGCCCCGCCTCCTCATTTCCTCTTCATCAAGCCCCGCCTCCTGGCTCTGTGATTGGCCGCCTGCACAGGAAGACAGTAGATGTGCATGGGGAACTTCCTGAAGTAGCTGCTGACCCAGGGTCTGTGGaaacaacagacaacaacagaaaacatctgaaaggagaggaaaagtgTCTGACTGAtgatgttaaaggaacagttcaccccaaaaacgATGTCTCAGCTGGTAAAacgtttgtttttgtgttattgaCGTGAATCTGAAGAGCAGCTGAAGTTTTACTTGGCGACTCGCTGGCTCAGGCTCAGGTGACACAGGTTCGTCCTCAGCAGTTTGGTCTCCTGCTGACGGAGGAACTCGGCTTCCTGCTGCCGCTCAACGTCCAGACGCACCGACTGTCGGAGCTCCGCCTCGATACGAcccagctgaaacacacacacacacacacacacacacacacacacacacacacacacacacacacacgctgtttcctcctgtttgtttgataaaaactacagtgagcAGCTGATGTAGGGAATTACTGAGAGCGTCATATTTGTGAGGTGTTTTCAGTAGGAACCAATGAGCTTGGAgctgagagacacaaacaggaagtgagacagtgTTGAGAGACGCACTAACATGTTGCTGTTTTGGgtcttttcatgagatttgtggacaaaaagaaaaatacagaataatggTTGAATTATCTGTTAAAATGGCCGCACATGCAGTTCAAAGAGTTTCCACCAGGGGGCGCAAAATATTTCTTCACCTCACAGCTCACCTAAACCTGCCGAAAGTGGCTCGatcacattattttaaaggtcacctcctccagcagacTCCTGTTGTCCTCCACCTTCCTCTGCTGCTCGTACAGAGCCAGAGACGCCGGATGAGACGGacgcatcacttcctgtctctgggCCTCGTCCACACCTGGTTTACCTGCTCCACCTGTCTGCTGCCGCCGCTGGACGATCGGCGGCAGGAAACAGGcgctgacagagagagagagtgaagaggtCGTGTTTCACCTCATCATGTTCCCATCTTGTCAAGCAGCGACTCAGCGCTGAGTGGCAGAGCtaatgaacacacactcacacacacacacacacacacacacacacacacacacacacacacacacacacagatccatgTAAACCAGTTTCCATTCAGATTTGTTTATAGTCGGGTCTGATCACAGTAACGAATCCCTCTGCCAAGGTCGACAgagtatcacacacacacacagacacacacacacacatacacacacacacagacacacacacacacacacacacacacacacacacacacagacacacacacacacacacacacacacacacacacactgttatcAGATTGGCCGGACTGAGTTTCCAGCTCCTCTGAAGACGGCAGCCATGTTTCCATCCCAGCTTGTATTTGGTATTTTTGCCATTTAACTGAGAGATACGATGTGAAGGAgttctgcatcaaaatgtctaaaaacaactcgacctttgttttgtatgttgttGTGTTCTTACATCATCATGTTTACAACAACGTTCAAACCAGTTTACTCGAGGTaacgagacgaaacaaagacgtaaaagacgtgaacagacagagagggaggctggacggggagaaaaggcgtgttagtgtctcgtatctgcagagagtttcttattttctctctttgttgctgctcgggacgctttacca belongs to Pagrus major chromosome 14, Pma_NU_1.0 and includes:
- the cct2 gene encoding T-complex protein 1 subunit beta, which encodes MASLSMAPVNIFRHGADEEKAETARLSSFIGAIAIGDLVKSTLGPKGMDKILLGGGKGGTVTVTNDGATILKAIGVDNPAAKVLVDMSKVQDDEVGDGTTSVTVLAAELLREAELLIAKKIHPQTIIAGWRKATQAARDALREAAVDHSNDAARFQEDLLNIARTTLSSKLLTHHKDHFSNLAVNAIMRLKGSGNLEAIHVIKKLGGSLTDSYLDEGFLLDKKIGVNQPKRMENVNILIANTGMDTDKIKIFGSRVRVDSTAKVAEIELAEKEKMKEKVDRILKHGINCFINRQLIYNYPEQLFAQAGVMAIEHADFTGVERLALVTGGEITSTFDHPELVKLGHCKLIEEVMIGEDLLIHFSGVAMGEACTVVLRGATQQILDEAERSLHDALCVLSQTVKEPRTVYGGGCSEMLMARVVSDLASRTPGKEAVAMESFAKALRMLPTIIADNAGYDSADLVAQLRAAHQENKTNFGLNMFEGTVGNMAELGITESFQVKRQVLLSASEAAEMILRVDNIIKAAPRKRVPDHHPC